One Micromonospora craniellae genomic region harbors:
- a CDS encoding IS3 family transposase: protein MWGIAPACRLTGLSRATLYRRSAPPLVSRPRAPRKPPPSALTEPERRQVLDLLNSPPYVDLAPAQVWARELDEGRWWCSESTMYRILRAAGQTGERRSQATHPARTKPELVADAANQVWSWDITKLRGPVKGVWFHLYTVIDIWSRYVVGHMVAAHEDGQLAEALIADAAARERVNPDQLTVHADRGAAMTSKTVTQLLTDLKIGRSHSRPKTSNDNPYIEASFKTLKYDPTFPERFGSIQHARQHCEAFYSYYNHEHRHSGIGLHTPASVHHGTAGQIREQRQRTLDAAWAAHPERFGRRRPQPPRLPDRAWINKPDNSHPEQAVTSAGAPLPPAQS from the coding sequence TTGTGGGGCATCGCGCCCGCGTGCCGGCTGACCGGCCTGTCGAGGGCGACGCTGTATCGCCGTAGTGCCCCGCCGCTGGTCTCCCGGCCACGGGCGCCGCGTAAGCCGCCGCCGTCCGCGCTGACCGAGCCTGAACGCCGGCAGGTCCTGGACCTGCTCAACAGCCCGCCATACGTGGATCTGGCCCCGGCGCAGGTGTGGGCCCGCGAACTCGACGAGGGCCGCTGGTGGTGCTCGGAGTCCACGATGTACCGGATCCTGCGGGCCGCCGGGCAGACCGGCGAACGCCGCAGCCAGGCCACCCATCCGGCCCGGACCAAACCCGAACTGGTCGCCGACGCCGCGAATCAGGTGTGGTCGTGGGACATCACGAAGCTGCGCGGCCCGGTCAAGGGCGTCTGGTTCCACCTTTACACGGTGATCGACATCTGGTCCCGCTACGTCGTCGGGCACATGGTCGCCGCCCACGAGGACGGCCAACTCGCCGAAGCGCTGATCGCCGACGCCGCCGCCCGCGAACGCGTGAACCCCGACCAGCTGACCGTGCACGCCGACCGCGGCGCCGCGATGACCAGCAAGACCGTCACCCAGCTGCTGACCGATCTCAAAATCGGCCGCAGCCACAGCCGGCCCAAGACCTCCAACGACAACCCGTACATCGAGGCCAGCTTCAAGACACTCAAGTACGACCCCACGTTCCCAGAGCGGTTCGGATCGATCCAGCACGCCCGACAGCACTGCGAAGCGTTCTACAGCTACTACAACCACGAACACCGGCACTCCGGGATCGGCCTGCACACCCCGGCATCGGTCCACCACGGCACCGCCGGACAGATCCGTGAACAGCGGCAACGCACCCTCGACGCCGCCTGGGCCGCACATCCCGAACGGTTCGGACGCCGCCGTCCCCAACCACCCCGGCTACCGGACCGGGCATGGATCAACAAACCCGACAACAGCCACCCGGAACAGGCCGTGACCTCGGCCGGAGCCCCTCTTCCACCAGCACAAAGCTAA
- a CDS encoding transposase, which translates to MTSRPHESLDPDARPQRRTFTAEFKARILDEYESAPDAAARGAILRRERLYGSHLLDWRKARDAGAAAGLTDRRQSAARAAKKAENAELSRLQRENARLQAELNKTQTALSIMGKAHALLELLSESADAVAMPNSSSPRRRRR; encoded by the coding sequence ATGACGTCGAGGCCCCATGAGAGTCTGGATCCGGACGCCCGGCCCCAGCGGCGGACATTCACCGCGGAGTTCAAGGCGAGGATTCTGGACGAGTACGAGTCGGCGCCGGATGCGGCGGCTCGCGGGGCGATTCTGCGCCGGGAACGGCTGTACGGTTCACACCTTCTCGACTGGCGCAAGGCGCGGGATGCCGGAGCCGCGGCCGGCCTGACGGACCGGCGGCAATCGGCTGCGCGGGCGGCGAAGAAGGCCGAGAACGCTGAACTTTCCCGTCTTCAGCGGGAGAACGCCCGCCTGCAGGCCGAGTTGAACAAGACCCAGACCGCGTTGTCGATCATGGGAAAAGCTCACGCGCTCTTGGAACTGCTCTCCGAGAGCGCGGATGCCGTGGCGATGCCGAACTCGTCCTCGCCGAGGCGCAGGCGGCGCTGA
- a CDS encoding LamG-like jellyroll fold domain-containing protein, whose translation MLVTSALVAPTRVEAAAPKSAVACEDEQPDADSAGRMVGTCGRRVEILAERTEWSQTFVNVDGSRTLEQSIEPTRVRRGRSWAPVDTTLKVSAEGVTPRATVLPMVFSPGGDAPLARLRDGERELAMTWPGRLPTPVLEGATAIYRGVLPDVDLRVTAQPMGFSEVLVVRSRQAAASPRLALLKFGLETKGVTVGTTGWGGLAARDGEGAAVFAAPAPMMWDSSDAPEVDSPAGTAQKRSSEVGPQRKPSTAEQQRHLDEEASVQAESLRPGAREFVRRAVMPVRVDGQEMTLVPDKAMLSDPRSKLPIYIDPSWTGGVASNAWTSVWSKHKSSSFWKNSSALNNGSTYGAAGAGRTEDCSGCADHIIRSLFRMNIARVKGTEVSKAEFRIEQKHAWTCSPVSNAKLWKTGAISSSTTWNNQPTWDSSRTAQVRGDRKHGAAHGCRGSGAIEFNVTTMVKEAAKSGKSDLTVGLRAVDEGTKNHWKRFNHSSPKLAITFNTEANAPADRKSDGKACVTGASRPYVLTTTPELSVKHSDPDEDQQSLTTYFHWWPVGGSRNDTDRVSFAAGNPSIASRAIPSGRLTDGRSYVWQARTWDGSHHGKWSGTCEFTVDATPPPPPASVTSTNYTSDGVPRGGVGVPGTFTVTAPSTRPHEVKEYAYSLESGVLTAAKTVPARTTDYGASISLPPRHDGANMLWVWSKDHAGRFSTPVTYTFVVRAGSGPAGEWTFEDTGSTATDDSGHGNALTIGASGTRVAGRAGIGTALSLPGATAASRTGTINSPHPDTGASTPARTDASFTVTAWVKISSVSGTGVQTVVSANGSRMPAYHLGYAGSVQRWRFTMATADTDNAASVSVHSNAAPTAGKWTHLAAVHDGATKKLTLYVNGTAQTETVTLTGGFNAASDFSVGRRKWNGSYDSYFTGVVDDVRFYNFVETSANLTKLAVPLPPLVTFPNGSQVTAGGQLTVKFDAGGDNNVTRFRYSVGDAGLNNTVNATTAGGTATVTFDVGNTRGVRPVYVAAVDDGNRVSDKMDAEFTVAPSALLSGTVWNEFFLPLAGVVIQLQPGGHQVTSDADGTYSMTGFTPGSYTLTATFGGRCGLSYSSPLLIDGQGMTFDIFLAAFRDDLGHTCSEQSAAFTTASTTLALTGDDAVTTVSLPFAFPFYGGAYRNAWVDTNGLLSFTDPGGSHPYTGQQPTPVSPAAAVAPFWDDLVVDASASVRTATTGSGAGQRFIVEWRNVHRKGNTGQRVSFATVLAPDGTVTTNYDQLDNAAERGGHAIVGIEAEDGQDRLRYSSAEPVLANSQAITFVRPDSEGELELHDLSGTLTNATGAAVAGATVTLDPSGVSTTTGTGGTYSFTGLVADSYTVSVQMVGRCGSVARSQVELFADVVRDLRLGPDYGGMGYACSTGTSAFVSASTTLALTGDDAATMVPLPFPVRFHGESYTSGRVHTNGLVSFGPASGEPDTWVNPTMPTPAAPNAVVAPFWDDFEVDAAASVRTQTQGTAPNRSFVVEWRNPPCHADVRQPVYQGILFLDGPEESTSA comes from the coding sequence ATGTTGGTGACGTCGGCGCTGGTCGCGCCCACCCGGGTCGAGGCGGCTGCGCCGAAGTCGGCGGTGGCCTGTGAGGACGAGCAGCCGGACGCCGATTCCGCAGGGCGGATGGTCGGGACGTGTGGTCGGCGGGTGGAGATCCTCGCCGAACGTACCGAGTGGTCGCAGACGTTCGTGAACGTCGACGGTTCGCGCACGTTGGAGCAGAGCATCGAGCCGACACGGGTGCGCAGGGGGAGGTCCTGGGCGCCGGTGGACACCACGCTCAAGGTCTCCGCGGAGGGGGTCACTCCCCGCGCGACGGTGTTGCCGATGGTCTTCTCACCCGGTGGTGACGCGCCGTTGGCACGGCTTCGCGACGGTGAGCGGGAATTGGCGATGACCTGGCCGGGTCGTCTACCGACGCCGGTGTTGGAGGGTGCGACCGCGATCTACCGCGGCGTCCTGCCGGACGTGGACCTGCGGGTCACCGCGCAACCGATGGGTTTCTCCGAGGTGTTGGTGGTGCGGTCTCGTCAGGCGGCGGCGAGCCCTCGACTGGCGTTACTGAAGTTCGGGTTGGAGACCAAGGGCGTCACGGTCGGCACGACCGGCTGGGGTGGACTCGCGGCACGCGACGGCGAGGGCGCTGCCGTGTTCGCCGCGCCGGCACCGATGATGTGGGACTCCTCGGACGCGCCGGAGGTCGATTCGCCGGCCGGAACGGCGCAGAAGCGTTCGAGCGAGGTAGGCCCGCAGCGCAAGCCGAGTACGGCTGAACAGCAGCGGCATCTGGATGAGGAAGCCTCGGTTCAGGCGGAGTCGCTCCGGCCGGGCGCGCGTGAGTTCGTACGACGCGCGGTGATGCCGGTGCGGGTCGATGGTCAGGAGATGACGCTCGTGCCCGACAAGGCGATGTTGTCCGATCCCCGATCGAAGTTGCCGATCTACATCGACCCGTCGTGGACGGGTGGGGTCGCCAGTAACGCGTGGACGTCGGTGTGGAGCAAGCACAAGTCGAGTTCGTTCTGGAAGAACTCGTCCGCGCTGAACAACGGTTCGACGTACGGGGCCGCTGGTGCAGGCCGGACGGAGGACTGCTCTGGCTGTGCCGATCACATCATCCGGTCCTTGTTTCGGATGAACATCGCGCGAGTGAAGGGCACGGAGGTCAGCAAGGCCGAGTTTCGGATCGAACAGAAGCACGCGTGGACGTGTAGTCCCGTGAGTAACGCGAAGTTGTGGAAGACCGGGGCGATCTCGTCGAGTACGACCTGGAACAACCAACCGACCTGGGACAGCAGTCGCACGGCGCAGGTGCGCGGGGACCGCAAGCACGGGGCAGCGCACGGCTGCCGCGGCTCCGGCGCGATCGAGTTCAACGTCACCACGATGGTGAAAGAGGCGGCCAAGAGCGGCAAGTCGGACCTGACGGTAGGTCTGCGTGCGGTCGACGAGGGCACCAAGAACCACTGGAAGAGGTTCAACCACTCCTCCCCGAAGCTCGCCATCACGTTCAACACGGAGGCCAACGCGCCGGCGGACCGGAAATCCGACGGCAAGGCATGCGTGACCGGTGCGTCGCGGCCATACGTGCTCACGACCACGCCGGAGTTGTCCGTCAAGCACTCGGACCCGGACGAGGACCAGCAGTCACTGACGACCTACTTCCACTGGTGGCCGGTCGGTGGTTCGCGCAACGACACCGACCGGGTGTCCTTCGCCGCCGGTAACCCGTCGATCGCCTCAAGGGCCATCCCCTCCGGCAGGTTGACCGACGGGCGTAGCTACGTGTGGCAGGCCCGCACCTGGGACGGTTCGCATCACGGCAAGTGGTCCGGCACCTGCGAGTTCACCGTCGACGCGACACCACCCCCGCCGCCGGCCTCGGTGACCTCGACCAACTACACCTCGGACGGAGTTCCGCGAGGCGGCGTCGGCGTGCCCGGCACATTCACCGTGACCGCGCCGTCGACCCGCCCACACGAGGTGAAGGAGTACGCCTACAGCCTCGAGTCCGGTGTGTTGACCGCGGCGAAGACGGTGCCGGCGCGGACCACGGACTACGGCGCCTCGATCAGCTTGCCCCCTCGACACGACGGCGCGAACATGCTCTGGGTGTGGTCGAAGGACCACGCTGGGCGCTTCTCCACCCCGGTGACGTACACCTTCGTGGTTCGGGCCGGTTCCGGCCCCGCCGGAGAGTGGACGTTCGAAGACACGGGTAGCACGGCCACCGACGACTCCGGCCACGGTAATGCGCTGACCATCGGTGCGTCGGGAACGCGTGTCGCAGGCCGCGCCGGGATCGGTACGGCGCTGTCGCTGCCTGGGGCGACCGCGGCGAGCCGGACCGGCACCATCAACAGTCCTCATCCCGATACCGGCGCATCCACCCCGGCGAGGACCGATGCGAGTTTCACCGTCACGGCCTGGGTCAAGATCAGCTCCGTGTCCGGTACGGGCGTGCAGACGGTAGTGAGTGCTAACGGCTCTCGCATGCCGGCCTACCACCTCGGCTACGCGGGTAGCGTCCAACGGTGGCGGTTCACCATGGCGACGGCGGACACCGACAACGCCGCCTCTGTGAGCGTGCATTCGAACGCCGCGCCAACGGCAGGGAAATGGACCCACTTGGCCGCCGTTCACGACGGGGCGACCAAGAAGTTGACCCTGTATGTCAACGGGACAGCGCAGACCGAAACCGTCACGTTGACCGGCGGTTTCAACGCGGCCAGCGACTTCTCCGTCGGCCGACGGAAGTGGAATGGCAGCTACGACAGCTACTTCACCGGCGTCGTTGATGACGTGCGGTTCTACAACTTCGTCGAGACCTCGGCCAACCTGACGAAGCTCGCGGTGCCCCTGCCGCCGCTGGTTACCTTCCCCAACGGGAGCCAGGTCACCGCGGGCGGGCAGTTGACCGTCAAGTTCGACGCTGGCGGAGACAACAACGTCACCAGATTCCGGTACAGCGTCGGCGATGCTGGCCTGAACAACACGGTCAACGCCACCACCGCCGGCGGCACGGCCACCGTCACCTTTGACGTCGGTAACACCCGCGGTGTCCGACCCGTCTACGTGGCCGCTGTAGACGACGGGAACCGGGTCAGCGACAAGATGGACGCCGAGTTCACCGTCGCACCATCCGCCCTCTTGTCCGGCACCGTGTGGAACGAGTTCTTTCTGCCGCTTGCAGGTGTGGTGATCCAGCTGCAGCCAGGCGGTCATCAGGTAACCTCCGACGCCGACGGCACCTATTCCATGACCGGCTTCACCCCGGGTTCCTACACCCTCACCGCCACCTTCGGCGGTCGGTGCGGCCTGTCCTATAGTTCGCCCTTGCTGATCGACGGTCAGGGCATGACGTTCGACATCTTCCTGGCCGCCTTCCGTGACGACCTCGGCCACACCTGCTCCGAACAGAGCGCCGCGTTCACGACGGCATCCACCACCTTGGCGCTGACCGGCGATGACGCCGTCACCACGGTGTCACTGCCGTTCGCGTTCCCCTTCTACGGCGGCGCCTACCGCAACGCCTGGGTGGACACCAACGGCCTGCTCTCATTCACCGACCCCGGCGGCTCGCACCCCTACACCGGCCAGCAGCCGACCCCGGTTTCCCCGGCCGCAGCGGTGGCCCCGTTCTGGGACGACCTTGTCGTCGACGCCTCGGCCAGCGTGCGTACCGCGACCACCGGCTCGGGCGCTGGGCAGCGGTTCATCGTGGAGTGGCGCAATGTCCACCGCAAGGGCAACACCGGGCAGCGGGTGTCCTTCGCGACGGTCCTCGCTCCCGACGGCACGGTGACGACCAACTACGACCAGCTCGACAACGCCGCCGAGCGAGGTGGCCATGCGATCGTCGGTATCGAGGCGGAGGACGGTCAGGACCGGCTGCGCTACTCGTCCGCCGAGCCGGTGCTGGCGAACAGTCAGGCGATCACCTTCGTTCGCCCTGACTCCGAGGGCGAGCTGGAGTTGCACGACCTGTCCGGCACGCTCACCAACGCCACCGGTGCCGCGGTGGCCGGCGCGACGGTCACCCTCGACCCGAGCGGGGTGAGCACCACGACCGGCACGGGCGGCACGTACAGCTTCACCGGCTTGGTCGCCGACAGCTACACAGTCAGCGTGCAGATGGTGGGTCGGTGCGGCTCGGTGGCCCGCAGCCAGGTCGAGCTGTTCGCCGACGTGGTGCGTGACCTCAGGCTCGGGCCGGATTACGGCGGCATGGGATACGCCTGCAGCACTGGGACCTCCGCGTTCGTCTCGGCCTCGACCACTCTGGCGTTGACCGGTGACGACGCGGCGACCATGGTCCCGCTGCCGTTCCCGGTGCGTTTCCACGGGGAGTCGTACACCTCCGGGCGAGTGCACACGAACGGTCTGGTGAGTTTCGGTCCGGCGTCGGGTGAGCCGGACACCTGGGTCAACCCCACGATGCCGACGCCCGCGGCACCCAACGCGGTGGTCGCGCCGTTCTGGGACGACTTCGAGGTGGACGCCGCAGCGAGTGTCCGTACGCAGACGCAGGGGACGGCACCGAACCGGTCGTTCGTGGTGGAGTGGCGCAACCCTCCCTGTCACGCTGATGTGAGACAGCCCGTCTACCAGGGGATACTCTTCCTGGACGGCCCTGAGGAGAGCACATCAGCATGA
- a CDS encoding PIN-like domain-containing protein, whose translation MTGLFDGFEGYRVVSEAESREALTSALVAVDANVLLNLYRYNARTTADLLKIFEKLGERLVVPHQAMREFHRNRLKAIGNPDQATGEARAAFDKSRAGTVRALETWSKHLAIDDAEVQRLQSDINAVYQRLQEAIDRATPDRVHPSTSADEDPVLSRLSDLLAGRVLRRPAEETWQALIDEGKERVDRLVPPGYLDAEKGDQYPEGAAGDFLVYTQASHEAKTRQMDLIIVTNDEKEDWWWRRGQDLIGPRQEMTKEFFDRTGQRLHLMRPSDLLDRSPALDVEVSPESARDADIRRSDIDEIGLWTAEALDMLLQRLLAEGRRDLADVITTAAAEGGTIGRDEIYAVCGYQDDRMLRGITRPTARITADLQSSKLLPPSVMPMLTPLYHGPGPLHAIRIPSEVAEMLGQTAPLGSESDSEPTGKYQPLTAYLAALDTDAESMTFGDIEDILGDTLAPSARKHLPYWYSSHNSLGKAIAAAGFKARGVRIETETVEFVRR comes from the coding sequence ATGACGGGGTTGTTCGACGGGTTCGAGGGCTACCGCGTCGTAAGCGAAGCCGAGTCGCGTGAGGCGTTGACGAGCGCGTTGGTCGCAGTCGATGCCAACGTTCTGCTTAACCTCTACCGATACAATGCCCGGACGACGGCGGACCTTCTGAAGATCTTCGAGAAGCTTGGTGAGCGCCTCGTCGTGCCCCACCAAGCGATGCGCGAGTTCCACCGCAACCGGCTCAAGGCGATCGGCAATCCCGATCAGGCGACCGGCGAGGCCCGCGCCGCCTTCGACAAGAGCCGCGCCGGCACGGTGCGCGCGTTGGAGACATGGTCCAAGCACCTGGCCATAGACGACGCCGAGGTGCAGCGCCTGCAGAGCGATATCAATGCGGTGTACCAGCGCCTGCAGGAGGCGATCGATCGTGCGACACCGGACCGGGTGCATCCCTCGACGTCCGCAGATGAAGATCCCGTGCTGAGCAGGCTGTCGGACCTGCTGGCCGGCAGGGTGTTGCGGCGTCCCGCCGAGGAGACCTGGCAGGCGTTGATCGACGAGGGCAAGGAGCGCGTGGACCGTCTCGTGCCACCTGGGTACCTGGATGCGGAGAAAGGCGATCAGTACCCGGAGGGCGCCGCTGGCGACTTCCTTGTGTACACGCAAGCCAGTCATGAGGCCAAGACGCGCCAGATGGACCTCATCATCGTCACCAACGACGAGAAGGAGGACTGGTGGTGGCGTCGCGGCCAGGACCTCATCGGCCCGCGCCAGGAGATGACGAAGGAGTTTTTCGACCGGACCGGCCAGCGCCTGCACCTGATGCGTCCCAGCGATCTGCTCGATCGCTCCCCGGCCCTCGACGTCGAGGTCAGCCCCGAGTCCGCCAGGGACGCGGACATCAGGCGTTCGGACATCGACGAAATCGGTCTGTGGACGGCCGAAGCGCTCGACATGCTGCTCCAGCGTCTACTCGCCGAGGGGCGACGTGACCTCGCTGACGTGATCACCACCGCGGCGGCCGAGGGCGGCACGATTGGACGCGACGAGATCTATGCCGTGTGCGGCTACCAGGACGACCGGATGCTGCGCGGCATCACCCGGCCCACTGCACGGATCACTGCCGACCTGCAGTCTTCGAAGCTGCTGCCGCCGTCGGTGATGCCGATGCTGACGCCGCTGTACCACGGTCCCGGACCGTTACATGCGATACGTATACCGTCTGAGGTCGCGGAGATGCTCGGCCAGACGGCGCCCCTCGGCTCGGAGTCGGACTCCGAACCGACCGGCAAGTATCAGCCGCTCACCGCGTACCTGGCGGCGCTGGACACCGATGCGGAGTCGATGACCTTCGGCGATATCGAAGACATCCTCGGCGACACGCTGGCGCCGTCCGCCCGCAAGCACCTGCCGTACTGGTACTCGTCCCACAACTCGCTCGGGAAGGCCATCGCGGCTGCGGGCTTCAAGGCTCGCGGCGTCCGGATAGAGACCGAGACGGTCGAGTTCGTCCGACGCTAG
- a CDS encoding ISAs1 family transposase, which translates to MSARLGGVSPLSERDTPGLLQVLAEVPDPRDARGRIYALPGLLAMAIAAVLSGSSRVVEIVEWAADLPDAVWDRLGAARDALTGARRVPDDGTLGRVLAGIDADALDAAVCRWLLGRAGVTGRGRRVIAVDGKTLRGSGPAGSQAHLLAALDQAEQIVLAQIDVNGKTNEISRFQPLLDGLDLAGAVITADALHTQREHARWLVEDKHAGYVFVVKRNQPRLYRQVKALPWGKIPALDATRERGHGRYDIRELQAVTCLGPLALDFPHAAQALRIRRRRHNPATGRWSTVTVYAITSLTAAAAGPADLADWLRGHWAIEVLHHIRDTTYREDASRLRTGNAPRALATLRNTAISLLRLNGATSIAATLRRNSRDPYRSLQILGLT; encoded by the coding sequence TTGTCCGCACGCCTGGGTGGCGTGTCGCCGTTGTCGGAGCGGGACACGCCGGGGTTGCTGCAGGTCCTTGCCGAGGTGCCGGACCCGCGTGATGCCCGGGGTCGGATCTATGCGCTGCCGGGGCTGCTCGCGATGGCGATCGCGGCGGTGCTCTCGGGATCCAGCCGGGTCGTGGAGATCGTCGAGTGGGCTGCGGATCTGCCGGACGCGGTGTGGGACCGTCTCGGCGCGGCCCGCGACGCCTTGACCGGGGCCCGGCGGGTGCCTGATGACGGCACGCTGGGCCGGGTGCTGGCCGGCATCGACGCCGACGCGTTGGATGCCGCGGTGTGTCGCTGGCTGCTCGGCCGGGCCGGTGTGACCGGGCGGGGTCGGCGGGTGATCGCCGTTGACGGCAAGACGCTGCGTGGCAGCGGCCCGGCCGGGTCTCAGGCGCACCTGCTGGCCGCGTTGGACCAGGCCGAGCAGATCGTCCTGGCGCAGATCGACGTTAATGGGAAGACGAATGAGATCAGCCGGTTCCAGCCGTTGCTCGACGGTCTGGACCTGGCCGGGGCGGTCATCACGGCGGACGCGCTGCACACCCAGCGCGAGCATGCCCGCTGGCTGGTCGAGGACAAACACGCCGGATACGTCTTCGTCGTCAAGCGCAATCAGCCACGGCTCTACCGACAGGTCAAGGCCCTGCCCTGGGGGAAGATCCCCGCCCTGGACGCCACCCGTGAGCGCGGGCACGGCCGCTACGACATCCGGGAGTTGCAGGCGGTCACCTGTCTGGGGCCGCTCGCGCTGGACTTCCCACACGCGGCCCAGGCCCTGCGTATCCGGCGCCGCCGACACAACCCGGCCACCGGACGTTGGTCCACCGTCACCGTGTACGCGATCACCAGCCTGACCGCAGCCGCGGCCGGTCCCGCTGACCTGGCCGACTGGCTACGCGGACACTGGGCCATCGAGGTCCTTCACCATATTCGCGACACCACCTACCGCGAGGACGCCAGCCGGCTACGCACAGGCAACGCGCCTCGCGCCCTGGCCACCCTTCGCAACACCGCGATCAGCCTCCTCCGCCTCAACGGCGCCACCTCGATCGCAGCAACCCTGCGCCGAAACAGCCGAGATCCATACCGATCCCTACAAATACTCGGACTCACCTAG
- a CDS encoding non-ribosomal peptide synthetase: MMLPRARSSSIIQSRHLNDHQKAALSHVPAGTGVTTPQSAIRSSHYLANALDLAAFAHQDLPFESLVEALNPARSLARHPLFQVLLVAQNNETPAFGLDDLAVTVDESGPDVAKFDLSFSITERHTPTRAVQGIDVLVEYSIDLFDHTTVERLTGYFVELLRAAVTDPDRPIGSLDLMPGAERHRVLFGWNDTARAVTRDRLPELLRDQAARTPDAVALRYEDESVTYADLDARSHRMARLLAARGCGPEQTVALAVPRSVDLVVALLGVVKCGAAYLPLGPDYPAERIEYMLRDSAPACVLTTQAMAARIPREAPRILLDTTQVAEELAGWSDAEFTDADRTAPLQQTHPVYIIYTSGSTGRPKGVVFPSEALVNLLAWHAEIMPYRPGLTTAQFASLSFDAAAQEIFSVLTSGKTLAIPRDDVRRDTEELVRWLDRYAVNELFAPTSVVEEIITTALALGIELTDLVDVAQAGEALILRQPLRTFCAARPGRRLHNYYGPTETHVVTGWTVPDDLSTGDVSPPIGPPIWNCRTYILDASLQPVPAGVVGELYIAGEQVARGYLNRPGLTAQRFVANPYGAEGTRMYRTGDLARWRPDGAIEFLGRIDFQVKIRGLRIELGEIEAVLAGLPEVARAMVLAREDRTGDKRLGRVS, encoded by the coding sequence ATGATGCTTCCACGAGCGCGGTCTTCCTCGATCATCCAGTCTAGACACCTGAATGATCACCAGAAGGCCGCGCTCTCTCACGTACCCGCCGGAACCGGCGTGACTACCCCACAATCGGCAATCCGGTCATCTCACTACCTTGCGAACGCCCTGGACCTTGCCGCCTTCGCACACCAGGACCTGCCGTTCGAATCCCTGGTGGAGGCGCTGAATCCGGCCCGATCACTCGCACGTCACCCGCTTTTCCAGGTGTTGCTGGTCGCGCAGAACAACGAGACACCGGCATTCGGGCTTGACGATCTCGCGGTCACCGTCGACGAGTCCGGGCCCGACGTCGCGAAGTTCGACCTATCGTTCAGCATCACCGAGCGGCACACCCCCACGCGCGCCGTGCAGGGGATCGACGTGCTTGTCGAGTACTCCATCGACCTGTTCGATCACACCACCGTCGAACGGCTGACCGGGTACTTCGTGGAGCTGCTACGGGCCGCCGTGACCGACCCTGATCGACCGATCGGTTCCCTGGACCTGATGCCGGGCGCTGAACGCCACCGGGTGCTGTTCGGGTGGAACGACACCGCTCGGGCGGTGACCCGTGATCGGTTGCCCGAACTCTTACGAGACCAGGCAGCCCGGACCCCGGACGCGGTGGCGCTGCGGTACGAGGACGAGTCTGTCACCTACGCCGACCTGGACGCGCGGTCGCACCGGATGGCGCGCCTTCTCGCGGCGCGTGGCTGCGGACCGGAGCAGACGGTGGCGTTGGCGGTGCCGAGGTCGGTGGACCTGGTCGTCGCGCTGCTGGGTGTGGTCAAGTGCGGTGCCGCATACCTGCCGCTCGGCCCCGACTACCCGGCAGAGCGGATCGAGTACATGCTGCGCGACAGCGCCCCCGCCTGCGTGCTGACCACTCAGGCGATGGCCGCGCGGATACCACGCGAAGCGCCCCGGATCCTCCTTGACACCACCCAGGTGGCGGAGGAACTGGCCGGGTGGTCCGACGCCGAGTTCACCGACGCGGACCGTACCGCACCGCTGCAGCAGACCCATCCGGTCTACATCATCTACACCTCGGGTTCCACCGGCCGCCCCAAGGGAGTCGTATTCCCCTCCGAAGCGTTGGTGAACCTCCTCGCCTGGCATGCGGAGATCATGCCCTACCGGCCCGGGTTGACCACGGCACAGTTCGCCTCGCTCAGCTTCGACGCGGCGGCACAGGAGATCTTCTCCGTGTTGACCTCCGGCAAGACGCTCGCCATACCAAGGGACGACGTGCGCAGAGACACCGAGGAACTCGTGCGCTGGCTCGACCGGTACGCGGTGAACGAACTGTTCGCGCCCACCTCCGTGGTCGAAGAGATCATCACGACCGCGCTGGCGCTGGGGATCGAGCTAACGGACCTCGTCGATGTCGCGCAGGCCGGTGAGGCGCTGATCCTTCGCCAGCCGCTGCGCACCTTCTGCGCGGCGCGGCCAGGCCGACGGCTGCACAACTACTACGGTCCCACCGAGACACACGTCGTCACCGGCTGGACCGTCCCAGACGACCTGTCGACGGGCGACGTCTCGCCCCCGATCGGGCCGCCGATCTGGAACTGCCGAACCTACATTCTCGACGCGTCCCTGCAGCCGGTCCCGGCCGGTGTGGTCGGCGAGCTGTACATCGCCGGTGAGCAGGTCGCCCGGGGCTACCTGAACCGGCCAGGGCTCACCGCGCAGCGGTTCGTGGCGAATCCGTACGGTGCCGAGGGGACCCGGATGTACCGCACCGGGGACCTGGCGCGCTGGCGTCCGGACGGGGCGATCGAATTCCTCGGACGTATCGACTTCCAGGTCAAAATCCGGGGACTCCGGATAGAGCTGGGGGAAATAGAGGCCGTGCTGGCCGGGCTGCCCGAGGTGGCCCGCGCGATGGTGCTGGCCCGCGAGGACCGGACCGGGGACAAACGACTAGGCCGTGTGTCATAA